DNA from Synechococcus sp. CBW1108:
GGTGTGTATATCCAGGGCAACGACGACGTCACCCCCTGGCGCTTCAAGATCCGCGCCGCCGACTTCAACAACCTGCAGATCCTGCCCCACATTCTCAAGGGGGCCAAAGTGGCCGACATAATGGCGATCCTGGGCTCGATCGACGTGATCATGGGCTCGGTAGATCGTTGATTAGCATCAACCGCTGACCCCGTTTCTGCGCCGGATTCAACAGGCAGGCTTCCTGTTGCCCGCCGGGTTGACCGGCTATCTCTGGCTCAAGGGCGGCTACTCCCACCTGCCGGGCTGGAGCTGCCCACTGCGGGCGCTCACGGCCATCCCCTGCCCCACCTGCTTTCTCACCCGGGCCACCGAGCTGGCGTTGCGGGGGGATCTGGCGAGTTCGCTGGAGCAGCACGCCTTCGGGCCTCTGGTGGCAGCGGGGCTGATCTGGTGGAGCATCGCGGCGATTCGAAAGCGGCAGCTGCGGCCCCTCGCTCTGCCCAACTGGCCCCTGGCCTGGGCGGCGGCGGGGCTGCTGGGCTACTGGATGTTGCGCCTAGGGCTCGGAGCCTTCCCCTCGGGGTGAGGGCAGCAAAGAGGAAACAAAGGAGGGACCAGATGAGGGAAAAGATTGCCTTCAGCGCTCAGGCATGGGTCATTAAGTACTGGCCATTACCGTTGAATTCACCATCGCAGGTGGCAAATATTGTGCCAAGCAACAACAGGTAAAATCGCCAGATGCGCCTAAATTTTGCATACTCCATGCCGTAGTCTAAGTGATTTATAAGGTCTTGAGAAGCATCGAATCGATCGAGCCAGGCGGTGAGCGTTCGGTGGTAGTTGGATCCATTCATATACCAACGCTGAAGGGTTTTGAGGTCGACACTGTGGCTTGGTATGGCATCGTGATTCCAATATCGACCGCCGGGGAAAATGTACTTATCGGTAAACCCTGAAGACATATTATTCGGAATCCGCACGGTGATGATGTGAATCAAAACCTTCCCCTGGGGCTGCAGCAGGGAAGCCAGCCTGGCGAAGGCCTTTGTGAGATTGCCCACATGGCAAAACACCCCAACGGAGATGATTTTGCTGAATTTTTTCCGGGAACACCACCTCATTGATGTCGCCCTCCACGAGGGTGAATCGCCCCGAGCTCAACTGGCTGCGCGGATCGTTCATCTTCGCTCGCATATAGGCGCATTGGCCTCGGCTGAGGTTTACGCCGGTACAGCGCAAATTGGGAAATTTAGAAAGAATGTAATTGGGCACACAGCCCCAGCCGCAGCCAAAGTCGAGAAGGTGATCACCATCCTCGATGCCCAACCGATCAATCATCTGGTCAATCATGTGTCGCTGGGATGCTGCCAGATCCTCGGCGCCATTTTCCCAGAACCCGGTGCTGTATTTGGGATAGATTGGTTCCCAGTCACCCAGCATCTGATTCAGCATCTGCTGCGGCCGGTCATACTGAATCTCCATCAATTCCTTGGCTGATTCGGCGATCCGATCCGACTCGTTAAGCACCCATTCGTAAGGCGCCAGCAAGGCGGGGAAGTGGCGGAACAGAATTGGCATCGAGGCTTGGATCATACCTCGAAAAAGAGCACCTGGGATTTCGAGGCCGTTTATATAGGCTTCGGCCATCGCCATCTGGGTGCTGTTGAAGCCCGCTGCCAGGAGGCGGCTGCAGCGATAACCAAGTGATCCGGCGGAAGGCTGACGCAACACCTTGGGATCGAAACTGGAAAGGTCAGCGGACTGATCGAAGCTTGCAGTAGTCATAGAAAACCTCGGGTTGATCATTCCTCGCTACATCCAGCCTCAGCCAAATTTCGATGGCCAGTGGGCAGCTGGTTACTTTCTTTACAGCTATTTGAAAGGGGTCAAGCAAGCCTGGCCTGCGATTTACAGCAGCTCTGCTCCGCCCTGCCGCAGCGGCGATCTGAACAGGGCAGAGTTGGCTATCGAATCAAGCAAACTCATGACCGCTGGGGCCTTTGGCACAGAGGCGGATGGCTCCGCACCAGAGTGGGTTGACCCCGGCAGCTGGTTGCTGCTCTGCCGCAGCGTGCGCTTCGGTGACACCGACGCCGCCGGCGTGATGCACTTCCACCAGCTGCTGGGCTGGTGCCATGAGGCCTACGAGGAGAGCCTGGAGCGCTTCGGCATTGCGGCGGCGGAGGTGTTCCCGCGGCCGGGCCATAGCCCTGCCGTCGCCCTGCCGATCGTCCATTGCCAAGCCGACTTCCTGGCGCCCCTGGCCTGCGGCGATCCTCTGGCGATCAAACTGGAGCCCCGACGGATCGATCCGGGCTGCTTTGAGCTGACTTACACCTTCCACCGCGGCAATCCCAGCGATGACCAACCCGTGGCCCGCGGCCTCAGTCGCCACCTGGCGATCAACAGCGCCAGCAGGGTCCGTTGCCCCCTGCCCGACCCGATAGTCCGCTGGCTGGAGGCCTCTGCAGCCAGCGGCGCGCTCCTCAGCCGTTCTGAGACCTGCTGAACACCACAAATAGGGCGGCCAGTTGGAGGGGCAGCAGGCAGGCCAGCTGGGCCAGGGGATGGAAGCCGTCAGGGGGAATGGCCGCCAGGCTGGCAAAACTCAGCGCCGCTGCCAGGCCCAGGCCAAGCAGGGGCCCGCGGCGCAGGGCAGCGGCGGCAATGGGCGGCATCAGAACCACTCCCTCTGAGCATCGATGTACATCGCCTGGAATTCCTCCGGCGTTTTGGTGAGATAAATGATGCCTTCGATCAGGCCGATCACCCCCAGCGCAAAGCTGGCAACGCCGCAGGTCACCACTCCGCCGACCAATGACCCCACCAGCATGATCACCCCAGGCCTGGTGTAACCCAGCACAAATTTGTGCACGCCAAAGGCCCCCAGGAAAATGCCCGTTAGCCCGGCCGCCAGTTTGCGGTTGCTGAGTTCGGAATCGCTGAGTTTGGCCATTTTCCCCAACCCGGTGGTGTCAGCCCATTGGCCCAGCTTTTAGCGAGGCCAGCCACTGCTGCCAACAATGGCGCTGCCATTTGCCATCAGCCGTGGGGGCCAGCGGCCCGCAGACCACCCAGCGCTGGGGCCGCTCCGCGGGGGGCCAGGCCTGGCTGCAGGCCGCCAGATTCGCCAGCAGCGCCTCCGGATCAGCCCCGGAGTGGGGCCGCACCAGGGCGACTAGCCGCTGGCCCCACTCCGGATCGTTCACCGGCAACAGCAGCAGTGCCTGCAGGGGCAGGCCGGCCAGCGCCGCGGCCGCCAGCAGGCGTTCCTCCAGCTCCTCGGGGAAGACGGTTTCAGCGCCGCTGTGGATGGCCCCATCGAGGCGGCCCCGCACCAGCAGACCATCGGGCCCCAGCTCGCCGCCATCGCCGCTGCACCACCAGCCCGCCCCGTTGCGCGGCAGGGGCTGCAGCTGGCCGGACTCCAGCCAGCCAGGGCTGAGCCGGCTGGCCCGCACGGCGATGGCGCCGCTGGCAGCTTCGATCTGCAGCTCCACATCGACCAGGGGCTGGCCGCAGCCGCTGGCACCAGAGAGGAAGAGATCCGGCGCCAGGGCACACACCATGGCAGCGGTTTCGGTGGCGCCGTAGCAGGGGGCCAGCCGCAACCCCGCGCTGCGGGCTCGCCCGGCCAGGCTGGCGGGCAGGGGTGCGCCGCCCAGCCAGATCACCGCCATCTGCCGCAACCAGGCCAACCCCGACGGTGTCGCCATCAGCCGTTGCAGCTGGGTAGGCACCAGGGAGAGCAGCACGGGGCGATCGCTGGGCAGGGGCAGCGCCGCCGCCATCACCTCCGGCTGCCGCAGCAGGGCTGGCTCCACCTGCTGCAAACAGCAGCCCCACTGCCTGGAGCGCACCAGCGGCAGCAGCCCACTGACGTGGTGCAGCGGCAGGGGGTTGAGATGCAGGCAGGCCGCCGGCTCGATGCCCTGGGCTGCCAGCCAGGTGCCGGTGGCCGCCGCCGAGGCCTGCAGGTGCGAGAGGGGCTGCAGGCACCACCGGCGCCGGCCGCTGCTGCCGCCGCTGCCCACCAGCACGCCCGGCCCCCACCCCTGCAGCTGCTCGAGCACCCCCGCCGGACCAGCCGGGCCGAAGGCCGCCGCCAACTCAACCTGCTGGGCGGCGGCGGCCAAGGGCACGACCAGGCCGCAGTCCCAGGCTTGCAGCAGCTGCTGGGGCCTCATCGAACTCCTCCTCCCCCAGCTGCCTGCCACACCCTGGCCGGATCCGGGGCTGCCAGGTCCCCCTGGGGCCGCCAGCCACTAGCCAGGCCCGGTGCGGCCGGGGTGGGCCCCTGGGCCTGCAGGGCCGCCAGATGGTGCAGCCAGCGCCGGCCGATGCCGGTTTCAAAGGCGGTGCTGAGCATCAGCAGCGGGGCGCCCTGCTCCAGCGTCGCCAACAGCGGCCGCGGATCCCCCTCCTGGCTGGGCCGCCGCACCTGCCAGCCCGACCAGCTCTGCCGTAACCAGGGCTGCTGCTGCAGGGATTCATCCAGGGCCACCGGCACTCGGGTGGCCAGGGCCTCCAGGCCCGCCAGGTCGGCAGGGCCCAGGGGCTGCTCCAGCCATTCCAGCCGGGGCTCGCCGGCGAGCCGCTCGGCCCAGGCCCAGGCCGTGGCCGGCTGCCAGCCCCCATTGGCATCCAGGCGCAGGCGCCCGTCTGCGGGCAGGAGTTGGAGCAGCTGCTCCAGCACGGAGCGTTCCAGCCCATCGGGGTGCACCGCCACCTTCCACTTGAACACCGGCAGCTCGCCCCGGGGCAGCGCCAGCCGCTCCAGGGCCGCCGGACCGGCCGGCAGCAACCGGGCCGAGGGGGGGGGCGGCAGCCAGCGCTCCTGGGGCAGGCCATCGAGCTCGGCCAGAGCCGCTCCCAGGGCGAAGCCGAGGCTGGGCGGCAAGGTGCTGGCCGCCAGGGCCCCCTCCAGCTGGGGCCGGGAGCATTGGGGCCCCAGGCCTTCAATCGCCGCCGCCAGGGGCTCCAGCTGCCCATCCAGCGGGGCGGCCTCTCCCCAGCCCACCAGCCCCTCGGGGCTGTGCAGCCGCAACAGCCAGCCGCGCTTCCCGGCGATGCGGCCCCTGGCGGTGCTGAGGGCCTGGGGCAAGCTGAGCCCAAAAGGCCGCCACGTCAGCCCCAACCAGCCAACCCCTGCCGCCATCGCTCAGCCCCACCAGCGGCCCAGGGCCAGCCCCAGGGCCAGGCCGAGCCCACTGAGCGCCTGAAAACGCAGGGCCAGAAACTTACTGCCGCCGATGCGACTGCCATCGTGGTGGTGCTGGCTCAACAAGTCGATCAGCCGCCGGGCCGGCGGCAAACCGATCACCCCGAGCAGGGCCGTGGGCGGCCAGCGCAGGGCCGCGGGCCCAACCAGCACAGGCGCCCACTGCAGAGCCAGGCTGGCGGCCACAAACCAGGGCACCAGCCGCGCCGCCGTCGCCGTTCCCAGGCGCACCACCGGCGATCGCTTGCCGTTGGCGCCGTCCTCACCCACCTGGTGAAAGTGGGAGCAGAACAGCACCAAGGTGGTGGCCAGAGCCGGACCGCTGCCCAGTTCCAGCGCCTCTCGCCAGGGCAGCACCGCCCCGGCGCTTGGGGGCGCCAAAGCCACCAGGGCGGCGGCGGTGGCCAGGGGGCCAAAGGCCAGCCAGCAGAGGGGTTCCCCCAGGCCCCGATAACCCAGCCGAAACGGCGGGCCCTGGTAGATGTAACCCAGGCCGCAGCAGGCCAGCACCAGGCCCAGCACCGCCGGGCTACTGCGCCAGGCCACCAGGGCCATCAGGGCCAATCCCCCCAGCAGGCAACCATTGGCCAACCAGGCCACCCGGTCACGGCGGCCGGTGAGATTGACCAGCGAATGGGGTTTGCCGTGGGTGTCCACGCCGGTGTCGGCGTCGAAAACATCGTTGGCCAGGTTTTCCCAGGCCAGCAGCAGCATCGCCGCCAGCAGAAACAGCAGTAACTGGTCGAGACGCACCGGCTCCGCCCGGCCGAAGCGCCAGCCCGCAGCCAGCAGCACCGGCATCACCGCCACCGCATACATCGGCCACTTGATAGCGGCCTGCCACAGCTGCCGCCGATCCGGCGGGCTGGCGTAACGGCTTGCGACGACCTTGGGCTCAGTCATGGGGGCCGCAGGCGGCAGCCGCTGCAGGGCCCATACATTTGAGCAGCTCTCTGTCGCGCCCCGGCCCCTTCTGGTGCAGGCCTCCCATCCCTTCACCGATTCCCCAGGCGGTTCGTCTGGGAATTCGTTCACGGATCTGCTGACCGCCGCCAATGGGCAGGCCCGTCAGCTGGAGGAGGACGGCGTTCTCAGCCTGGCCCTGCCGCTGGCCGGCGGCGACCCCCTATTGCTGCTGCCTCACCTGGAGCCCAGCGGCGGCGATGGCTTCCGTTTCCTCTGGGATGGAGCTCCGGGGCTCTGCATTGCCGCCGCCGGCCGCACCAACAGCCTGGAGCTGAGTGGCCCGCGCCGCTTCGAGCTGGCCCAGCGCTTCGCCAGCGCCAGCCTCAGCCGTCTGGCCACAACCAACACCGGCCCACCCCTGGCCCGGCCCAGGGTGCTGCTGGCCTTCGCCTTCTTCGATGCGCCCCTGCGGAGCGAACCGGGGTCGGTGCCCGGGGTGCAGGCGGTGCTGCCGCTCTGGCAACTCAGCCGCCAGGGGCAGCACTGCTGGCTGCGGCTGCAACGGCCGATTGGCGGCGGGGTGACGCCACGGCAGCTGGCAGAGGAACTCTGGGAACAGGCCCGCCGGCTGGAGCAACTGGTGGAGCAGGCGGAGGAACCAGGCTGGAGCGAGCTGGGCGGGATCGGCCTGCGCTGGAGCGCCCCCTGGCAAGGCAGCTATCGCTTCGCCGTGGCCGAGGCCCTGAGCAAAGTTGAGGCGGGCGAATTGAAAAAGGTGGTGCTGGCGGTGCGCCAGGAGCTCCAGCTCGACACCGCCCCCGACCCCCTGGCCCTGCTCGCCCCCCTGCGACGGCACCAGGGCGGCAGCTGCCGCTTCCTGTGGCAACAGGGGCCCGGCTCGGCCCTGATCGGCGCCTCCCCGGAGCGGTTGCTCACCGTGTGCCAGGGCCAGCTGCGCAGTGATGCCCTGGCCGGCACCGCCCCGGCGGGGGATCAGGCGGCGGCCCTGCTGCACTCCAGCAAGGACCGCCACGAACACGAGCTGGTGGTGGACACCATCACTGCCGTACTGGCCCGAGCTGGCCTCACCCCCCGCCGGCCCCGCCACCCCCGCCTGGCGCGCCATGGCCAACTGGTTCACCTGCACACACCGATCACGGCAGCCCTGGCCCGGCACCAGCCCCTCACCATTGCCGCAGCCCTCCATCCCACCCCCGCCGTGGCCGGCCTGCCCAGGCGCGAGGCGATGGCCTGGCTACGCAGCCTCGAACCCTTTGAACGGGGCCACTACGCCGCCCCGATCGGCTGGATCGACAGCGCCGGTGACGCCGACCTGCGGGTGGCAATCCGCAGCGGCACGTTGCGGGGGGATCGCCTTGAGCTCACCGCCGGCGCGGGGCTGGTGCGCGGCTCGACGGTGGAGCGGGAGCTGGCGGAAGTGGCCCTCAAGCTCGGCGTTCTCCAGCAACAGCTGGATCTGCCCGCTCAGGCCAGCAGCCGCTCGATCGTCTGATCCGCCAGCGGGATCCCTCCCAACCGCTCCACCTCGCGCACGCCGGTGGGGCTGGTGACGTTGATCTCGCTGAGCCGGCCGTCGATCACATCGATGCCCACGAAAAACAGGCCTTCTGCCTGGAGCGCGGGCGCCAGCTCGGCGCAGATGGCCCGCTCGGCGGCACTGAGCTCAGTGGCCTCAGGGGCCCCGCCCAGGGCCAGATTGCTGCGGAACTCACCACCGGTGGGCTTGCGATTCACCGCCCCGAGCGGCTCCCCATCCACCAGCAGGATGCGCTTGTCGCCAGCGCTCACCCCGGGCAGGAAGGCCTGCACCATCACCGGCAG
Protein-coding regions in this window:
- a CDS encoding DUF2752 domain-containing protein yields the protein MPAGLTGYLWLKGGYSHLPGWSCPLRALTAIPCPTCFLTRATELALRGDLASSLEQHAFGPLVAAGLIWWSIAAIRKRQLRPLALPNWPLAWAAAGLLGYWMLRLGLGAFPSG
- a CDS encoding class I SAM-dependent methyltransferase; amino-acid sequence: MFCHVGNLTKAFARLASLLQPQGKVLIHIITVRIPNNMSSGFTDKYIFPGGRYWNHDAIPSHSVDLKTLQRWYMNGSNYHRTLTAWLDRFDASQDLINHLDYGMEYAKFRRIWRFYLLLLGTIFATCDGEFNGNGQYLMTHA
- a CDS encoding cyclopropane-fatty-acyl-phospholipid synthase family protein, translated to MTTASFDQSADLSSFDPKVLRQPSAGSLGYRCSRLLAAGFNSTQMAMAEAYINGLEIPGALFRGMIQASMPILFRHFPALLAPYEWVLNESDRIAESAKELMEIQYDRPQQMLNQMLGDWEPIYPKYSTGFWENGAEDLAASQRHMIDQMIDRLGIEDGDHLLDFGCGWGCVPNYILSKFPNLRCTGVNLSRGQCAYMRAKMNDPRSQLSSGRFTLVEGDINEVVFPEKIQQNHLRWGVLPCGQSHKGLRQAGFPAAAPGEGFDSHHHRADSE
- a CDS encoding thioesterase family protein, translated to MTAGAFGTEADGSAPEWVDPGSWLLLCRSVRFGDTDAAGVMHFHQLLGWCHEAYEESLERFGIAAAEVFPRPGHSPAVALPIVHCQADFLAPLACGDPLAIKLEPRRIDPGCFELTYTFHRGNPSDDQPVARGLSRHLAINSASRVRCPLPDPIVRWLEASAASGALLSRSETC
- a CDS encoding TM2 domain-containing protein, which produces MAKLSDSELSNRKLAAGLTGIFLGAFGVHKFVLGYTRPGVIMLVGSLVGGVVTCGVASFALGVIGLIEGIIYLTKTPEEFQAMYIDAQREWF
- a CDS encoding AMP-binding protein, whose translation is MRPQQLLQAWDCGLVVPLAAAAQQVELAAAFGPAGPAGVLEQLQGWGPGVLVGSGGSSGRRRWCLQPLSHLQASAAATGTWLAAQGIEPAACLHLNPLPLHHVSGLLPLVRSRQWGCCLQQVEPALLRQPEVMAAALPLPSDRPVLLSLVPTQLQRLMATPSGLAWLRQMAVIWLGGAPLPASLAGRARSAGLRLAPCYGATETAAMVCALAPDLFLSGASGCGQPLVDVELQIEAASGAIAVRASRLSPGWLESGQLQPLPRNGAGWWCSGDGGELGPDGLLVRGRLDGAIHSGAETVFPEELEERLLAAAALAGLPLQALLLLPVNDPEWGQRLVALVRPHSGADPEALLANLAACSQAWPPAERPQRWVVCGPLAPTADGKWQRHCWQQWLASLKAGPMG
- a CDS encoding o-succinylbenzoate synthase, which translates into the protein MAAGVGWLGLTWRPFGLSLPQALSTARGRIAGKRGWLLRLHSPEGLVGWGEAAPLDGQLEPLAAAIEGLGPQCSRPQLEGALAASTLPPSLGFALGAALAELDGLPQERWLPPPPSARLLPAGPAALERLALPRGELPVFKWKVAVHPDGLERSVLEQLLQLLPADGRLRLDANGGWQPATAWAWAERLAGEPRLEWLEQPLGPADLAGLEALATRVPVALDESLQQQPWLRQSWSGWQVRRPSQEGDPRPLLATLEQGAPLLMLSTAFETGIGRRWLHHLAALQAQGPTPAAPGLASGWRPQGDLAAPDPARVWQAAGGGGVR
- the menA gene encoding 2-carboxy-1,4-naphthoquinone phytyltransferase — protein: MTEPKVVASRYASPPDRRQLWQAAIKWPMYAVAVMPVLLAAGWRFGRAEPVRLDQLLLFLLAAMLLLAWENLANDVFDADTGVDTHGKPHSLVNLTGRRDRVAWLANGCLLGGLALMALVAWRSSPAVLGLVLACCGLGYIYQGPPFRLGYRGLGEPLCWLAFGPLATAAALVALAPPSAGAVLPWREALELGSGPALATTLVLFCSHFHQVGEDGANGKRSPVVRLGTATAARLVPWFVAASLALQWAPVLVGPAALRWPPTALLGVIGLPPARRLIDLLSQHHHDGSRIGGSKFLALRFQALSGLGLALGLALGRWWG
- a CDS encoding isochorismate synthase MenF yields the protein MGAAGGSRCRAHTFEQLSVAPRPLLVQASHPFTDSPGGSSGNSFTDLLTAANGQARQLEEDGVLSLALPLAGGDPLLLLPHLEPSGGDGFRFLWDGAPGLCIAAAGRTNSLELSGPRRFELAQRFASASLSRLATTNTGPPLARPRVLLAFAFFDAPLRSEPGSVPGVQAVLPLWQLSRQGQHCWLRLQRPIGGGVTPRQLAEELWEQARRLEQLVEQAEEPGWSELGGIGLRWSAPWQGSYRFAVAEALSKVEAGELKKVVLAVRQELQLDTAPDPLALLAPLRRHQGGSCRFLWQQGPGSALIGASPERLLTVCQGQLRSDALAGTAPAGDQAAALLHSSKDRHEHELVVDTITAVLARAGLTPRRPRHPRLARHGQLVHLHTPITAALARHQPLTIAAALHPTPAVAGLPRREAMAWLRSLEPFERGHYAAPIGWIDSAGDADLRVAIRSGTLRGDRLELTAGAGLVRGSTVERELAEVALKLGVLQQQLDLPAQASSRSIV